From Novipirellula artificiosorum, the proteins below share one genomic window:
- a CDS encoding aldehyde dehydrogenase (NADP(+)) produces the protein MSTTSSALRPILVAGQWRDAVHQTTFHATDPNQNRPLEATFPVSEWADCDEALDAAAGAARELRRLPRSSIAAFLNGYADRIDAAKETLVEAAFAETGLARSPRLADVELPRTSNQLRAAAVACLRGDWAHATIDTQAGIRSVYESLGPVCVFGPNNFPFAFNSLSGGDFAAAIAAGNPVIGKANSSHPETTRRFAELALEAADEAGLPPATVQLIYRTRHADGERLVSDPRLGATGYTGSRSAGLTLKAAADRAGKPIYLELSSVNPVVITPAALEQRGEEIADEFVTSVLMGTGQFCTNPGMVMLLAGEPTERFITTVKQRFESAGTGTLLSPAVSNSLSKSVKLLCEYGAELLTGGGEPAVDRCSYANTLLRVEGDTFLKRAADLQTEAFGNASLMLVCEDLSQLIAAIGCLEGNLTGCVYSSTDGSDEEAYRRIAFELAPKVGRLLNEKMPTGVAVSPAMNHGGPFPATGHPGFTAVGIPASLIRFAKLTSYDNVRAERLPQSLQDENLNGTWRFIDGQWTQSAV, from the coding sequence ATGTCGACAACCAGCTCAGCCCTTCGTCCGATTTTGGTCGCAGGCCAGTGGCGTGATGCCGTCCATCAGACAACCTTCCACGCCACGGATCCGAACCAGAATCGGCCGCTTGAAGCAACGTTTCCTGTCAGTGAATGGGCCGACTGTGACGAAGCCCTCGATGCCGCAGCGGGTGCAGCCCGTGAATTGCGTCGACTGCCTCGATCGAGTATCGCCGCTTTCTTGAATGGCTACGCGGATCGAATCGATGCGGCTAAGGAAACACTGGTCGAGGCGGCCTTTGCCGAGACGGGTTTGGCCCGCAGCCCTCGCTTGGCGGATGTTGAGTTGCCACGTACCAGCAATCAGCTGCGAGCGGCAGCCGTTGCCTGCTTACGTGGCGATTGGGCCCATGCCACGATCGATACCCAGGCGGGAATCCGATCGGTTTACGAATCGCTCGGACCGGTGTGCGTCTTTGGTCCCAATAATTTTCCGTTTGCGTTTAACAGTCTTTCGGGTGGCGACTTTGCTGCGGCGATTGCGGCGGGAAACCCCGTCATCGGTAAGGCCAACAGTTCGCATCCGGAAACCACACGGCGATTTGCGGAACTTGCCCTCGAAGCGGCTGACGAAGCGGGGTTGCCGCCCGCTACGGTGCAGTTGATCTACCGAACGCGTCACGCCGATGGTGAGCGATTGGTCTCCGATCCGCGGCTGGGGGCAACCGGTTACACGGGTTCACGTTCGGCCGGTTTGACCCTCAAGGCGGCTGCCGATCGGGCGGGTAAACCAATCTATTTAGAACTGTCGAGTGTCAACCCGGTTGTCATCACTCCGGCGGCTTTAGAGCAGCGCGGAGAGGAGATCGCGGATGAGTTCGTCACCAGTGTGTTGATGGGGACCGGCCAATTTTGCACCAATCCGGGAATGGTGATGCTGCTTGCCGGTGAGCCGACCGAACGCTTTATCACGACCGTCAAGCAGCGGTTCGAATCAGCCGGTACCGGCACCCTGTTGTCGCCTGCGGTATCGAATAGTTTGTCCAAGAGTGTCAAGCTGCTATGTGAGTATGGCGCCGAGCTTTTGACCGGTGGTGGCGAACCTGCGGTCGATCGATGCTCTTACGCCAACACGCTGCTACGAGTCGAGGGTGATACCTTTCTCAAGCGTGCTGCCGACTTGCAAACCGAGGCTTTCGGCAATGCGTCGCTGATGCTGGTATGCGAGGACCTTTCCCAACTGATCGCCGCGATTGGCTGCTTGGAAGGCAATCTGACCGGATGTGTTTATTCCTCGACCGATGGCAGTGATGAAGAGGCCTATCGAAGGATTGCATTTGAGTTGGCGCCAAAAGTAGGGCGACTGCTGAATGAAAAAATGCCCACGGGCGTTGCCGTCAGCCCCGCAATGAACCACGGTGGTCCCTTTCCCGCGACGGGCCATCCCGGTTTCACCGCGGTCGGGATTCCCGCCTCACTGATTCGATTCGCCAAATTGACTTCGTATGACAACGTTCGTGCCGAGCGTTTGCCGCAGTCTCTACAGGATGAAAACCTCAACGGAACGTGGCGATTCATTGACGGCCAGTGGACTCAATCGGCTGTATGA
- a CDS encoding Crp/Fnr family transcriptional regulator, whose amino-acid sequence MNLSSGPRRDEEVIESCALFRGLDADQRSVMTSMAVRQRFKQGAQIFMQEQPCPGIYIVDHGLVRVFRLAPNGQQHVLHLCGPNQTFAEVAAIGGFALPACAVTTQPTGCVMIPTDRLQQELAENHDLCRQLLTGMAFWVRHFVQLLEDIALRDAMGRVTRLLCDTPCNPSGLLRLPGAKKDLANHLNLTSETFSRVLRRLCEQGILEFNSNRSIRVIDAAGLERLARE is encoded by the coding sequence ATGAATTTATCCAGCGGCCCGCGTCGCGACGAAGAGGTTATCGAGTCCTGTGCCCTGTTTCGTGGGCTCGACGCCGATCAGCGATCGGTCATGACGTCAATGGCGGTGCGACAGCGGTTCAAACAGGGGGCGCAGATCTTCATGCAAGAGCAACCGTGCCCCGGGATCTACATCGTCGATCACGGGTTGGTGCGGGTGTTCCGGCTGGCGCCGAACGGCCAGCAGCACGTCTTGCACCTGTGCGGTCCCAATCAGACCTTCGCAGAAGTCGCTGCGATCGGCGGTTTTGCGCTGCCTGCTTGTGCCGTGACCACGCAACCGACCGGTTGCGTCATGATCCCGACCGATCGACTGCAACAGGAACTCGCCGAGAACCATGATTTGTGCCGCCAATTGTTGACCGGGATGGCGTTTTGGGTCCGACACTTTGTCCAACTTCTCGAAGACATCGCGTTACGTGACGCAATGGGTCGCGTCACGCGATTGCTTTGCGACACGCCCTGCAATCCCAGCGGACTGCTTCGACTGCCCGGAGCGAAGAAGGATCTTGCGAATCATTTGAATCTGACCAGCGAGACCTTCTCGCGAGTGCTGCGACGACTTTGCGAACAAGGCATCCTCGAATTCAATTCCAACCGCTCGATCAGGGTCATCGACGCGGCTGGGCTGGAGCGCTTGGCACGCGAGTAG
- the rpmB gene encoding 50S ribosomal protein L28 produces the protein MARQCEACGKGVQMGNRIETRGKAKYLGGVGTKITGCTRRKFVPNLQKVHVTMPNGRNKTMRVCVQCIRSGAVRKTVHTKPFDVSGAKK, from the coding sequence ATGGCACGGCAATGTGAAGCGTGCGGTAAAGGCGTCCAAATGGGCAACCGCATCGAGACCAGAGGTAAAGCGAAGTATCTGGGTGGTGTTGGTACCAAAATCACGGGCTGCACCCGCAGAAAGTTCGTTCCGAATCTGCAAAAAGTCCATGTGACCATGCCCAACGGCCGCAACAAGACCATGCGGGTCTGTGTGCAGTGCATTCGCAGTGGTGCGGTCCGCAAAACGGTCCATACCAAGCCTTTCGACGTCAGTGGCGCCAAGAAGTAG
- a CDS encoding DUF1571 domain-containing protein: MKLRRRDFFTFLGSAAAATTSVRGFAEQSELVEPVHRVANAASVAPKQMMHPLDRALEMARDGLETCREDIKDYTAILVKRERVGNSLGGHEYMFAKVRNRKVQNGKIVQPLSVYLSFLKPSSIKGREVIYVENQNDGNIVAHEGGFKGRFLPTVSVPPDGMLAMRGQRYPMTEIGVENLIVKLIERGEQARQMPGVTCEFRKNARVKDRTCTVLHVTQPLKTPNAEFHQAQVFMDDAVNVPIRYVAYDWPRQAGGPLEVLEEYTYLDLKVNVGLTDADFNPYNPAYNFYSK; encoded by the coding sequence ATGAAGCTCCGACGTCGAGATTTCTTTACGTTTCTTGGTTCCGCTGCAGCGGCGACCACCTCGGTACGGGGTTTCGCGGAACAATCGGAACTTGTCGAGCCGGTTCATCGTGTCGCGAACGCTGCCAGCGTTGCCCCTAAGCAAATGATGCATCCGCTGGACCGTGCTCTCGAGATGGCACGCGATGGATTGGAGACTTGCCGAGAGGATATCAAGGATTACACGGCGATTTTGGTCAAACGCGAACGAGTGGGGAATTCGCTTGGCGGACATGAATACATGTTTGCCAAGGTTCGCAACCGGAAGGTTCAAAATGGAAAGATCGTGCAGCCGCTGAGCGTCTACTTGAGCTTCCTGAAGCCTTCGTCGATCAAAGGCCGGGAAGTGATCTATGTTGAGAACCAAAACGACGGAAACATCGTCGCGCACGAGGGGGGCTTCAAAGGAAGGTTCTTGCCTACGGTCTCGGTGCCACCGGATGGCATGCTCGCGATGCGCGGGCAACGTTATCCGATGACAGAAATTGGCGTTGAGAACTTGATCGTGAAGTTGATCGAACGCGGCGAACAGGCGCGTCAAATGCCAGGCGTGACTTGCGAGTTTCGCAAAAATGCTCGCGTGAAAGACCGAACGTGTACCGTGCTTCATGTCACGCAGCCACTCAAAACACCGAACGCAGAGTTTCATCAAGCCCAAGTGTTTATGGACGACGCGGTGAATGTTCCGATCCGCTACGTTGCCTACGATTGGCCTCGGCAAGCAGGCGGTCCCTTGGAGGTGCTCGAAGAGTACACCTATTTGGATCTGAAAGTGAATGTCGGCTTAACCGACGCGGACTTCAATCCCTACAATCCAGCGTACAACTTCTACTCGAAGTAG
- a CDS encoding c-type heme family protein, protein MCDSRRTVVGLFLAFAVLAAKADQPNSIPHPSLAATPSEAKVRARLLFETINGSLQVMHRDFFDDEDTFAIPSRSLEDVFSELKKSHHVEIRWMTVNADVLNVDHDAKSEFEKAAVKALSKGEPAFEKTGDGIYQYAGAIPLRSECLKCHLRRRTRNEPRTSALTITIPINE, encoded by the coding sequence ATGTGTGATTCCCGAAGGACCGTCGTCGGTCTTTTCCTTGCATTTGCCGTTCTCGCAGCCAAGGCGGACCAGCCAAACTCGATACCACATCCGTCCCTCGCAGCAACGCCATCCGAAGCCAAAGTCAGGGCGCGGCTGCTGTTCGAGACGATCAATGGATCACTGCAAGTCATGCATCGCGACTTCTTTGATGATGAGGACACCTTTGCCATCCCATCGCGATCCCTTGAAGACGTCTTTAGCGAGCTGAAGAAAAGTCATCACGTCGAGATCAGGTGGATGACCGTGAACGCGGATGTGTTGAACGTCGATCATGACGCGAAATCCGAATTCGAGAAAGCAGCCGTCAAGGCGTTGTCAAAAGGCGAACCTGCATTCGAGAAAACCGGCGATGGGATCTATCAATACGCGGGAGCCATTCCCTTGCGGTCGGAATGCTTGAAGTGCCACCTACGACGTCGTACCCGTAACGAGCCGCGCACCTCCGCGTTGACGATCACGATTCCAATCAACGAGTGA
- the gatC gene encoding Asp-tRNA(Asn)/Glu-tRNA(Gln) amidotransferase subunit GatC, with product MALSTDDVRRLARLARLELSDEEIDAIGPQITKILGFVEQLSELDTDDVEPMTTALDVDNRWRPDQPLAGLTNDEALQNAPARDEDCFLVPPVLGTAATKH from the coding sequence ATGGCATTATCCACCGATGACGTGCGGCGATTGGCTCGATTGGCTCGATTGGAGCTAAGCGACGAGGAAATTGATGCGATTGGCCCCCAGATCACCAAGATTTTGGGGTTCGTCGAACAGTTGTCGGAATTGGATACCGACGATGTCGAGCCGATGACCACCGCGTTGGATGTCGATAATCGTTGGCGACCGGATCAACCGTTGGCGGGGCTGACCAACGACGAAGCGCTTCAAAACGCCCCTGCCCGCGACGAGGACTGCTTTCTTGTTCCCCCGGTTCTTGGAACCGCCGCCACAAAACACTGA
- a CDS encoding Na+/H+ antiporter NhaC family protein produces the protein MQHGFESLLPPLVAIALAILTRRVLLPLAAGAFIGAAILTSADADANWLDCGYLFAASLWKSVWDFDHLQTLAFTLLLGAMVGVMEFGGGIRALILMLSRRIQSRCGAQVMIALSGLAIFFDDYANTLLIGGTMRSTVDRYGISRAKLAYLVDSTAAPVAGLSVVSTWTAIEISYMADGLQAAGITDPSAAFALFLESIPYRFYPVLAIVMVLLVSATGRDFGPMRAIEQRRFDEGNRLLTDAAASSSNGASPRLWLAAVLPILSCLTAILTVLILTGRQSATITESMTGIRAAVEILGNGNSYLALISGGAVGLALALCSHLALADCGPRRLFEGVYRGAMQMMPAMLILWLAWALSAMTQQDALDTGGYLASILSERLDPRLLPSAVFLISGFVAFSTGTSWGTMAILTPLSITLSLSLDPTSDPSGAICLATAGSVLAGAILGDHCSPISDTTVLSSRSSGCDHLQHVQTQMPYAIVVAIVAVLCGCMPAAIGVSPWLLLTAGSIVLAIIVRVWGQTPELKKLPPEL, from the coding sequence GTGCAGCACGGTTTCGAAAGCTTACTGCCCCCGTTGGTCGCGATTGCATTGGCCATCCTGACTCGCCGAGTCCTGTTGCCACTTGCCGCAGGCGCCTTCATCGGCGCAGCGATTTTAACCTCCGCCGACGCGGATGCGAATTGGTTGGATTGCGGGTACCTGTTTGCAGCATCCCTCTGGAAGTCCGTTTGGGATTTCGACCATTTGCAAACACTGGCCTTCACGCTGCTGCTTGGGGCCATGGTGGGGGTGATGGAATTCGGAGGCGGCATCCGGGCGCTGATCCTCATGCTGTCGCGGCGAATTCAATCGCGCTGCGGTGCCCAAGTGATGATCGCGCTGAGTGGGCTGGCCATCTTCTTTGACGACTACGCCAACACGCTGCTGATTGGCGGCACGATGCGATCGACCGTCGACCGTTATGGGATCTCTCGGGCCAAGTTGGCGTACTTGGTCGATTCCACCGCCGCCCCCGTTGCCGGTTTGTCGGTCGTCAGCACCTGGACAGCGATCGAAATCAGCTACATGGCCGACGGGCTGCAGGCTGCTGGAATCACCGATCCATCGGCCGCATTCGCTCTCTTCTTAGAATCCATCCCGTACCGATTCTATCCGGTGCTTGCGATTGTGATGGTGCTGTTGGTGTCCGCAACCGGACGTGATTTCGGCCCGATGCGAGCGATTGAACAGCGCCGTTTTGATGAAGGAAACCGCTTACTGACGGATGCGGCTGCGTCCTCTTCCAATGGGGCCTCACCGCGATTGTGGCTCGCGGCTGTCCTTCCGATCTTGTCCTGTCTGACGGCGATCCTGACGGTTTTGATCCTCACCGGACGCCAATCGGCAACGATCACGGAATCGATGACCGGAATCAGAGCGGCGGTGGAAATCCTCGGTAACGGCAACTCCTACCTTGCATTGATCAGCGGCGGCGCGGTCGGTTTGGCTCTCGCTTTGTGCTCCCATCTGGCACTTGCGGACTGTGGACCACGACGGTTGTTCGAAGGGGTCTACCGAGGTGCGATGCAAATGATGCCGGCGATGTTGATTCTTTGGTTGGCTTGGGCACTTAGCGCCATGACACAACAAGACGCGCTCGACACGGGGGGCTATTTGGCCAGCATCTTGTCCGAGCGTCTTGATCCTCGCCTGCTTCCCAGTGCGGTTTTCTTGATCTCCGGTTTTGTCGCATTCTCAACCGGGACCAGCTGGGGCACGATGGCGATCTTGACTCCGTTGTCGATCACGCTGTCGCTGTCGCTGGACCCCACCAGCGACCCAAGCGGCGCCATTTGCCTGGCAACAGCTGGCTCGGTTTTAGCCGGTGCGATTCTTGGTGATCACTGTTCGCCGATTTCTGACACGACGGTACTGTCGAGCCGAAGTAGCGGATGCGATCACTTGCAACACGTTCAGACACAGATGCCCTACGCGATCGTGGTCGCGATCGTTGCGGTGCTGTGTGGTTGCATGCCCGCCGCGATCGGCGTGTCCCCTTGGTTGTTGCTGACAGCAGGCAGCATCGTGCTAGCAATCATTGTTCGGGTCTGGGGGCAAACACCCGAATTGAAGAAATTACCGCCTGAGTTGTAA
- a CDS encoding 4Fe-4S dicluster domain-containing protein has translation MATPDSASTSAKTETDANDSTRRGFLTLGAAAFAGAAAFAAAISPLKDLDPEDLPTPAEFLQKHYKEMTDEDKKEVLQRIADEVQRRRHVAAEIVDPPPLDGVEFVYGLNISRCIGCRKCVHACVNENNQSRAPEIQYIRVLEMEKGSINVETANHHYDPETVPNPDKWYLPVQCHQCADPPCVKVCPVEATWQEADGITVIDYDWCIGCRYCEAACPYWARRFNFAEPRIPDDEINPQMAYLSNRPRDKGVMEKCTFCLQRTRVGKLPACLEVCPTGSRKFGNVLDPNSEVAYILKHKRVYVLKEDVGTIPRFFYYFDERGSRYHDSIDDPSVGAEPEASDV, from the coding sequence ATGGCAACTCCGGACTCTGCAAGCACCTCTGCTAAGACCGAGACGGACGCGAACGATTCCACTCGTCGCGGATTCTTGACGCTCGGTGCTGCTGCATTTGCAGGTGCGGCTGCCTTTGCCGCAGCAATCTCTCCTCTTAAGGATCTCGATCCCGAGGACCTGCCGACGCCCGCAGAATTTCTGCAGAAACACTACAAGGAGATGACAGACGAAGACAAAAAAGAGGTCTTGCAACGGATTGCGGATGAGGTTCAGCGCCGGCGTCATGTCGCAGCGGAGATCGTAGATCCACCGCCTCTTGACGGCGTCGAATTTGTCTATGGCCTGAACATCAGCCGTTGCATCGGTTGCCGAAAATGTGTCCACGCGTGTGTCAATGAAAACAATCAATCGCGTGCACCTGAGATTCAGTACATTCGTGTGCTGGAGATGGAAAAAGGCAGTATCAACGTCGAGACAGCGAATCATCACTACGACCCCGAGACCGTTCCAAATCCGGACAAGTGGTACCTGCCAGTGCAATGCCACCAATGTGCCGATCCGCCATGTGTGAAGGTTTGTCCGGTCGAAGCAACCTGGCAAGAAGCCGATGGGATCACGGTGATCGACTACGATTGGTGCATCGGTTGCCGATATTGCGAAGCGGCATGTCCTTACTGGGCCAGGCGATTCAATTTTGCGGAGCCACGCATTCCGGATGACGAGATCAATCCGCAGATGGCCTATCTGTCGAACCGACCTCGCGACAAAGGCGTGATGGAAAAGTGTACGTTTTGTCTGCAGCGCACTCGCGTCGGAAAGCTGCCCGCCTGTTTGGAAGTCTGCCCGACGGGATCGCGGAAGTTTGGTAACGTGTTGGATCCCAACAGCGAAGTGGCTTACATCCTGAAGCACAAACGTGTCTATGTCTTGAAAGAGGATGTGGGCACGATCCCACGATTCTTCTACTACTTCGATGAACGCGGCAGTCGCTATCACGATTCCATCGATGACCCGTCCGTGGGCGCAGAACCGGAGGCAAGTGACGTATGA
- the hcp gene encoding hydroxylamine reductase has product MTAMPVEQPLLCNQCEQTSRGVGCSIGERPGVCGKDKDVESLQQILLYGLKGMASYAHHARRLGKTDEEVNAFIEEALFSTVTNVNFDVDSMLELVLKCGEINLKVMKMLDEGHVETYGKPRPTTVDHGTKAGPGILVTGHDMVDLHRLLKQVEGSNVNVYTHGEMLPAHMYPELGDHPNLAGHFGGPWQKQKTEFAAFPGAVLATTNCILLPRDTYKDRLFHTRVTAVPEGKKVPDDDFSMVIECAKQCEPCPENIEKQSTVGFHRTVILDKAAEIVEAVKGGNISHFFVIGGCDGAEPGRNYYSDYARATPEDSFILTLGCGKYRINGFDYGEHLGLPRLMDMGQCNDAYGAIAVAVALADAFDCSVNDLPLTIVLSWFEQKAVAVLLTLLSLGVQGVRIGPAAPAFISPNVMAKLQEAFNLQLIGPDGAADCAVAMAN; this is encoded by the coding sequence ATGACTGCAATGCCCGTCGAACAGCCACTTCTGTGTAACCAATGCGAACAGACATCCCGGGGGGTGGGGTGTTCGATTGGCGAGAGGCCTGGCGTATGTGGAAAAGACAAAGACGTCGAATCACTTCAACAGATTCTGCTCTACGGGCTCAAAGGGATGGCATCCTATGCTCATCATGCACGCCGACTGGGGAAAACCGACGAAGAAGTCAATGCCTTCATCGAAGAAGCATTGTTTTCGACCGTCACGAACGTCAATTTTGATGTCGACAGCATGCTGGAATTGGTTCTGAAATGTGGCGAGATTAACTTGAAGGTCATGAAAATGCTCGATGAGGGGCATGTGGAGACCTACGGGAAGCCGCGGCCGACGACCGTCGATCATGGAACCAAAGCGGGCCCAGGGATCCTTGTCACCGGCCATGACATGGTCGACCTACATCGCTTGCTCAAGCAAGTCGAAGGCAGCAACGTCAACGTCTACACCCACGGCGAAATGTTGCCGGCACATATGTATCCAGAACTCGGTGACCATCCCAATCTGGCAGGACACTTTGGCGGCCCGTGGCAAAAACAGAAAACAGAATTTGCAGCCTTTCCGGGGGCGGTGTTGGCGACAACCAATTGTATCTTGTTGCCGCGTGACACGTACAAGGATCGGCTCTTCCACACGCGTGTCACGGCAGTCCCCGAAGGCAAAAAAGTGCCCGACGATGATTTTTCGATGGTGATTGAGTGTGCAAAGCAATGTGAGCCTTGCCCCGAAAACATCGAAAAACAGTCGACGGTTGGTTTTCACCGCACCGTGATTTTGGACAAGGCTGCCGAGATCGTTGAAGCCGTCAAAGGTGGAAACATCAGTCACTTCTTTGTCATTGGCGGCTGTGATGGAGCCGAGCCAGGACGGAACTACTATAGCGATTACGCACGTGCGACGCCCGAGGATAGCTTTATCTTGACGCTCGGTTGTGGCAAGTATCGGATCAATGGCTTCGATTATGGTGAGCACCTCGGATTGCCCCGCTTGATGGACATGGGCCAGTGCAACGATGCCTATGGCGCTATTGCGGTGGCTGTGGCACTCGCCGATGCATTCGATTGTTCGGTGAACGATCTGCCTTTGACGATCGTGCTCAGTTGGTTCGAACAGAAAGCGGTCGCCGTCTTGTTGACGTTGCTTTCGCTGGGCGTTCAAGGCGTCCGCATCGGACCGGCAGCCCCCGCGTTCATTTCTCCCAACGTGATGGCGAAGTTGCAAGAGGCATTCAACTTGCAATTGATCGGCCCCGACGGCGCGGCAGATTGCGCCGTCGCGATGGCAAACTGA
- a CDS encoding Gfo/Idh/MocA family protein, which yields MGKPTSTLLSRREVLKSTLAWAGASVIASRTNRASGFGSANERPRIAAVGTGSRWCQRATGIDSPYGSAPEMRRLGDYTVVCDADSDRANLANGIVKEWTGVAPQVVADYRAILDDANIDIVHVSTPDHWHAKIAIEAMLAGKDVYCEKPMTLTIEEGKLMSEVCKQTRQVCQVGTQQRSNLNFIRAAALIREGRLGEVRKATCGIGGGPTSPPLPAVAPPKTLDWNRWQGPVPAVAYRYLAGANGETKSWSRCHYEFRWWYEYSGGKLTDWGAHHCDIATWAMGKTETGPTSVDPILAEHPVVFKDGHPLDDSMYNTATAFLIRAKFVDGKEIELRHDRDNGILFEGTKGRLFVNRGRLTGKPVEDLESDPLPAGALQKVYKDRELTDHFRNFIVSCQDRTDPISDVHSHHRALTTCHLAGIAARLGRKIDWDPVTERILEDPQAQAFVRREQRKGFEVEM from the coding sequence ATGGGAAAGCCAACCTCGACCCTCCTCTCTCGTCGCGAGGTCTTGAAGAGCACCCTTGCATGGGCTGGAGCTTCGGTCATTGCAAGCCGCACGAATCGTGCCAGTGGATTTGGCAGTGCAAACGAGCGGCCTCGCATCGCTGCGGTCGGCACGGGAAGCCGCTGGTGTCAAAGGGCGACCGGTATTGACAGTCCGTATGGATCTGCACCGGAAATGCGACGGCTGGGTGACTATACCGTGGTCTGTGATGCCGACTCCGATCGGGCAAATCTGGCCAACGGCATTGTCAAAGAATGGACGGGTGTTGCCCCCCAGGTCGTCGCCGACTACCGAGCAATCCTTGATGATGCGAATATCGACATTGTGCACGTTTCGACGCCGGATCATTGGCATGCGAAGATCGCAATCGAGGCGATGCTTGCTGGAAAAGATGTCTACTGCGAAAAGCCGATGACGCTGACCATCGAAGAAGGCAAGCTGATGTCTGAGGTTTGCAAGCAGACAAGGCAAGTTTGTCAGGTCGGGACGCAGCAGCGCAGCAATCTCAACTTCATTCGTGCCGCGGCACTCATTCGAGAGGGACGATTGGGCGAGGTTCGCAAGGCCACATGCGGAATCGGTGGCGGCCCAACCAGTCCACCGCTGCCGGCCGTGGCTCCCCCCAAAACATTGGATTGGAATCGATGGCAGGGCCCCGTCCCTGCTGTGGCCTACCGATATTTAGCGGGAGCCAACGGTGAAACGAAAAGTTGGTCTCGATGTCACTATGAGTTTCGCTGGTGGTACGAATACTCGGGTGGGAAATTGACCGACTGGGGGGCACATCATTGTGACATCGCCACATGGGCGATGGGGAAAACCGAAACGGGGCCGACGTCGGTTGACCCAATCTTGGCCGAGCATCCTGTCGTCTTCAAGGACGGTCATCCGCTGGATGATTCGATGTACAACACGGCGACCGCGTTTTTGATTCGAGCGAAGTTTGTGGATGGCAAAGAGATCGAACTGCGTCATGATCGTGACAATGGAATTTTGTTCGAAGGCACCAAGGGACGTCTGTTCGTAAACCGGGGGCGATTGACGGGTAAACCGGTCGAAGATCTCGAGTCGGATCCACTGCCCGCCGGTGCGCTCCAGAAGGTCTACAAGGATCGCGAGTTGACCGATCACTTCCGCAACTTCATCGTCAGTTGCCAAGACCGCACGGATCCAATCTCCGATGTCCACAGCCATCACCGGGCGCTGACGACCTGCCACTTGGCGGGAATCGCGGCGAGGCTGGGGCGAAAGATCGACTGGGATCCCGTCACGGAGCGGATCTTGGAAGACCCGCAGGCGCAGGCGTTCGTCCGCCGCGAGCAACGTAAGGGATTTGAGGTTGAAATGTAG